In Juglans microcarpa x Juglans regia isolate MS1-56 chromosome 8D, Jm3101_v1.0, whole genome shotgun sequence, the following are encoded in one genomic region:
- the LOC121243001 gene encoding uncharacterized protein LOC121243001 isoform X2 → MMLQFPDPVKLKTRKLVFEEAYAARDSATLEQLKELSSKRRVIEESINESSSITEAIAREMSGGLTSQVQQDLQRLEGYLPLLENLIFHIDLIGSNCQMVRWTSDLKIRWSSALSSSSFFNLLGPKFFQIDNLRFELGMTLFLYGAILRERALEVLPTDLVQSATFFREAAGVYHHLANEVLPSLGPAFPAERPPEAISSVSTVMSLICLAGAQAVTIRKAEEKGTAIGLLAKLHHGVTQLLDEADSLLNTASSECRDISSRLVEFILSCKSLHELRSQKYLAGTLKIAGQVGVAVGVLRVAVINIQKKIPGEESWRSVFRKEIDDASEMLRKFEHENEFVWHEKIASGDELPLPQGQHAIWLVRTFDK, encoded by the exons ATGATGCTTCAATTCCCGGACCCGGTGAAGCTCAAAACCAGGAAG CTTGTGTTTGAGGAGGCGTATGCAGCACGTGACTCTGCTACGCTTGAGCAATTGAAGGAGCTTAGCTCTAAGCGCAGAGTGATTGAGGAGTCCATCAACGAGAGCAGTTCCATCACGGAAGCTATTGCACGAGAAATGTCTGGAGGATTGACATCCCAAGTTCAGCAG GACCTGCAAAGGCTAGAAGGGTATCTTCCATTATTGGAAAATTTGATTTTCCACATAGATTTAATTGGTAGCAATTGCCAGATGGTGCGGTGGACTTCAGATCTGAAGATACGATGGAGTAGTGCGCTGAgctcatcttctttcttcaaccTTCTGGgtccaaaattttttcaaattgataacTTGCGATTTGAGCTTGGTATGACCCTTTTTCTTTATGGTGCAATCCTTCGAGAGAGGGCTTTGGAAGTCCTGCCAACAG ATTTGGTGCAATCTGCCACCTTCTTCAGAGAAGCTGCTGGAGTATATCATCATCTGGCTAATGAGGTTCTTCCCTCTTTAGGACCTGCATTTCCTGCGGAAAGGCCACCAGAAGCCATCTCATCTGTATCCACTGTCATGAGCCTCATTTGTTTGGCAGGGGCCCAG GCAGTAACCATCAGGAAGGCTGAAGAAAAAGGCACTGCTATAGGCCTCTTGGCAAAGTTGCACCATGGTGTTACACAGTTACTCGATGAAGCCGATAGTCTTTTAAATACAGCAAGTAGTGAGTGCAGAGATATTTCATCTCGCTTAGTG GAATTTATATTGTCATGCAAATCTCTACACGAGTTAAGAAGTCAGAAATATCTTGCTGGAACTCTGAAGATTGCTGGTCAAGTTGGGGTTGCAGTTGGAGTTCTTCGTGTTGCAGTGATCAACATCCAAAAGAAGATTCCAGGTGAAGAGTCATGGAGATCAGTGTTCAGAAAGGAAATTGATGATGCCTCTGAAATGCTCAGGAAGTTCGAGCATGAGAATGAATTTGTCTGGCATGAGAAGATTGCTTCTGGTGATGAGTTGCCATTACCCCAAG GTCAGCATGCCATCTGGCTGGTGCGAACTTTCGACAAGTAG
- the LOC121243001 gene encoding uncharacterized protein LOC121243001 isoform X1, whose product MMLQFPDPVKLKTRKLVFEEAYAARDSATLEQLKELSSKRRVIEESINESSSITEAIAREMSGGLTSQVQQDLQRLEGYLPLLENLIFHIDLIGSNCQMVRWTSDLKIRWSSALSSSSFFNLLGPKFFQIDNLRFELGMTLFLYGAILRERALEVLPTDLVQSATFFREAAGVYHHLANEVLPSLGPAFPAERPPEAISSVSTVMSLICLAGAQAVTIRKAEEKGTAIGLLAKLHHGVTQLLDEADSLLNTASSECRDISSRLVEFILSCKSLHELRSQKYLAGTLKIAGQVGVAVGVLRVAVINIQKKIPGEESWRSVFRKEIDDASEMLRKFEHENEFVWHEKIASGDELPLPQGNKIVSFIPYKPKRWERELAFKI is encoded by the exons ATGATGCTTCAATTCCCGGACCCGGTGAAGCTCAAAACCAGGAAG CTTGTGTTTGAGGAGGCGTATGCAGCACGTGACTCTGCTACGCTTGAGCAATTGAAGGAGCTTAGCTCTAAGCGCAGAGTGATTGAGGAGTCCATCAACGAGAGCAGTTCCATCACGGAAGCTATTGCACGAGAAATGTCTGGAGGATTGACATCCCAAGTTCAGCAG GACCTGCAAAGGCTAGAAGGGTATCTTCCATTATTGGAAAATTTGATTTTCCACATAGATTTAATTGGTAGCAATTGCCAGATGGTGCGGTGGACTTCAGATCTGAAGATACGATGGAGTAGTGCGCTGAgctcatcttctttcttcaaccTTCTGGgtccaaaattttttcaaattgataacTTGCGATTTGAGCTTGGTATGACCCTTTTTCTTTATGGTGCAATCCTTCGAGAGAGGGCTTTGGAAGTCCTGCCAACAG ATTTGGTGCAATCTGCCACCTTCTTCAGAGAAGCTGCTGGAGTATATCATCATCTGGCTAATGAGGTTCTTCCCTCTTTAGGACCTGCATTTCCTGCGGAAAGGCCACCAGAAGCCATCTCATCTGTATCCACTGTCATGAGCCTCATTTGTTTGGCAGGGGCCCAG GCAGTAACCATCAGGAAGGCTGAAGAAAAAGGCACTGCTATAGGCCTCTTGGCAAAGTTGCACCATGGTGTTACACAGTTACTCGATGAAGCCGATAGTCTTTTAAATACAGCAAGTAGTGAGTGCAGAGATATTTCATCTCGCTTAGTG GAATTTATATTGTCATGCAAATCTCTACACGAGTTAAGAAGTCAGAAATATCTTGCTGGAACTCTGAAGATTGCTGGTCAAGTTGGGGTTGCAGTTGGAGTTCTTCGTGTTGCAGTGATCAACATCCAAAAGAAGATTCCAGGTGAAGAGTCATGGAGATCAGTGTTCAGAAAGGAAATTGATGATGCCTCTGAAATGCTCAGGAAGTTCGAGCATGAGAATGAATTTGTCTGGCATGAGAAGATTGCTTCTGGTGATGAGTTGCCATTACCCCAAGGTAACAAAATTGTGAGTTTTATACCTTACAAACCCAAAAGATGGGAGAGAGAACTTGCGTTCAAGATATAA